Proteins from a genomic interval of Gossypium hirsutum isolate 1008001.06 chromosome A09, Gossypium_hirsutum_v2.1, whole genome shotgun sequence:
- the LOC107889967 gene encoding uncharacterized protein, translating to MEHCIRDCPRRTDQMPGTGFFGGNAPQRVVQQPLGVRGCRSTHAYVACTATQNLKISIENTSSGITVLSPLGQSVRVNKLFRNVPLEIQGVIILADVMELPFGEFDLILGMDWLVKHRVRLGCATKRGCEAYLAYISVSESEGSFVKDIRTIKDFPDVFPDELLGLPPNREVEFGIELLPGVALASIAPYRMAPKELVELKAQI from the exons ATGGAGCACTGTATCAGGGATTGTCCGCGGAGGACTGATCAGATGCCAGGTACTGGTTTTTTTGGGGGTAATGCACCTCAGAGGGTTGTTCAGCAGCCACTGGGAGTCCGTGG ATGTAGGTCTACCCATGCCTACGTTGCCTGTACTGCTACCCAGAACTTGAAGATTTCGATTGAGAATACTTCGAGTGGAAttactgtgttgagtccattAGGGCAGTCCGTCAGAGTTAATAAATTGTTTAGAAACGTCCCATTAGAGATACAAGGGGTTATTATTCTGGCAGATGTAATGGAACtaccttttggagaatttgatttgatattgggaatggattggttagttAAACACCGAGTGAGATTAGGTTGTGCCACTAAACGG ggttgtgaggcgtatttagcctacatcagtgtttcagaATCCGAGGGTTCTTTtgttaaggatatcagaacaATTAAGGATTTTCCTGATGTTTTTCCCGATGAACTGCTTGGGTTACCTCCtaaccgtgaagttgagtttgggatagagctcctACCTGGTGTAGCTCTTGCGTccattgctccttatagaatggcaccgaaagagctagTAGAGCTTAAAGCTCAGATTTAG